A region of Nitrospinota bacterium DNA encodes the following proteins:
- a CDS encoding glutamyl-tRNA reductase — protein sequence MNLVVLGLNHNTAPVEVREKLSVSGQGLKDQLLMIKERAPEVREEVILSTCNRVEIYALVGDIKHGVESLKKFLCDYHEIDLESLEKSTYIYALEEAVEHLFKVSSSLDSMVIGEPQILGQVKDAYKEARELAVTGSILNNLFERSFSVAKRVRTETAIAENAVSISYAAVELARKIFSDISGKTVLLIGAGEMIELACKHLIAQGVKTVLVSNRTYDRAVELAKRFNGEAVLFDDLHEELRRCDIVISSTGAPHFVVRKDLATKVISERHNRPMFFIDIAVPRDIEPSVNEIDNCYVYDIDDLKSVVDSNLAERAKEARKAEDIVKKEVGQFMTWLDHLEVAPTIIALREKMEKIRRNELDRTLNRLPSLTPEERDTLEKMTQAMVNKMLHTPVVNLKKRAETEDGYKHLGALRDLFEIGE from the coding sequence ATGAACCTGGTTGTTCTGGGCTTAAACCACAACACCGCGCCGGTTGAGGTGCGGGAGAAACTGTCGGTGTCGGGCCAGGGGCTAAAAGACCAGCTTCTGATGATAAAGGAGCGGGCGCCGGAGGTGCGCGAGGAGGTCATCCTCTCCACATGCAACCGGGTGGAGATATACGCCCTCGTGGGGGATATAAAACATGGAGTGGAGTCTCTTAAAAAATTCCTTTGCGACTACCACGAGATAGACCTGGAATCGCTGGAGAAATCCACCTATATATACGCGCTGGAAGAGGCGGTAGAACACCTTTTCAAGGTTTCATCGTCGCTGGACTCCATGGTGATAGGCGAGCCGCAGATATTGGGCCAGGTGAAAGACGCTTACAAAGAGGCGCGGGAACTGGCGGTGACCGGCTCCATCCTCAACAACCTGTTCGAACGGTCTTTCTCGGTGGCCAAAAGGGTTCGCACGGAGACGGCGATAGCCGAAAACGCCGTGTCCATCTCATATGCGGCGGTGGAGCTGGCGCGCAAGATATTCAGCGACATCTCCGGGAAAACAGTTCTGCTCATCGGCGCCGGGGAGATGATAGAGCTGGCTTGCAAGCATCTTATAGCCCAAGGGGTGAAGACGGTGCTGGTGTCCAACCGCACATACGACAGGGCCGTGGAGTTGGCCAAACGGTTTAACGGCGAGGCTGTGCTGTTCGACGACCTTCATGAGGAGCTTAGACGGTGCGACATAGTAATAAGCTCCACCGGCGCGCCCCATTTCGTTGTGCGCAAAGACCTGGCCACCAAAGTGATATCCGAGCGGCACAACCGCCCCATGTTCTTCATAGACATCGCCGTGCCAAGGGACATCGAGCCGTCCGTAAACGAGATAGACAACTGCTATGTTTACGACATAGACGATTTAAAGAGCGTGGTGGACTCCAACCTGGCCGAGCGGGCCAAAGAGGCGCGCAAGGCCGAGGATATAGTGAAGAAGGAGGTGGGCCAGTTCATGACATGGCTGGACCATCTGGAGGTTGCGCCAACCATCATCGCCCTGCGGGAGAAAATGGAGAAGATACGGAGGAACGAGCTGGATAGGACGCTCAACCGCCTGCCGTCGCTTACGCCGGAGGAGCGGGACACGCTGGAGAAAATGACCCAGGCCATGGTGAACAAGATGCTCCACACCCCCGTGGTGAACCTGAAGAAGAGGGCAGAGACCGAGGACGGATACAAACATCTGGGAGCCTTGCGGGACCTTTTCGAGATAGGGGAGTGA
- a CDS encoding ATP-grasp domain-containing protein, translating to MSNTITAPPVILIGSNVRFLAENAIRHGRDVFTVDFYGDWDAKKLSPNRSVKREGAGVFDLRALPAIADGIANSGVVYGPGFENDIFALARLSDLGLVMGCSIETVRKARDPETIARAATAWNFSYPKISKDMTEFPKGERWLIKPIASAGGVDIRLADEGLAPERGRVYYQQYVPGMPSSAMVVSNGSEAALLGVSTQIIGDPAFNAAGFRFVGNVFPHPFAREITPLATAIAEALTLEFEMKGLWGFDFIYAGSVTLIEINPRPTSALGPLDSATWNDLVGLHIDSVMGKKSNLILDPGPTGRYFAHGRIFARTECIFTGSQAWYDRGARDLPFDGDYISAGEPVMTLTAKGSSYNGALNKLRADADEALNGLLPATATPSLRL from the coding sequence ATGTCTAACACGATAACTGCGCCGCCGGTGATACTTATCGGCTCCAATGTCCGCTTCCTGGCCGAAAACGCCATACGCCACGGGCGTGACGTTTTCACGGTGGACTTCTACGGGGACTGGGACGCCAAAAAGCTTTCCCCCAACCGCTCTGTCAAGCGCGAAGGGGCGGGTGTGTTCGACCTGCGCGCCCTTCCAGCCATAGCCGACGGCATAGCCAACTCCGGCGTGGTTTACGGTCCCGGTTTCGAGAACGACATATTCGCCCTGGCGCGCCTTTCAGACCTGGGGCTGGTGATGGGTTGCTCTATCGAGACCGTCCGGAAAGCCCGGGATCCGGAAACCATAGCCCGCGCCGCCACAGCCTGGAATTTCAGCTATCCCAAGATCAGCAAAGACATGACGGAGTTCCCCAAAGGTGAGCGGTGGCTTATAAAACCCATCGCCAGCGCCGGAGGGGTGGATATACGGCTGGCGGACGAAGGGCTGGCGCCGGAACGGGGCAGGGTGTATTACCAGCAATACGTTCCGGGCATGCCGTCGTCTGCCATGGTGGTGTCCAACGGCTCGGAGGCGGCCCTGCTGGGCGTGTCCACCCAGATAATCGGCGACCCAGCTTTCAACGCCGCGGGTTTCAGGTTCGTGGGCAACGTGTTCCCGCACCCATTCGCCCGGGAGATTACCCCCCTGGCCACAGCCATCGCCGAGGCGCTCACGCTGGAGTTTGAGATGAAAGGGCTCTGGGGGTTCGATTTCATCTACGCCGGATCTGTCACGCTCATAGAGATAAATCCCCGCCCCACTTCAGCGCTGGGCCCGCTGGACTCCGCCACGTGGAACGACCTGGTGGGGCTCCATATAGACAGCGTGATGGGAAAAAAGTCCAACCTTATTTTAGACCCCGGCCCCACAGGGCGCTATTTCGCCCATGGCCGGATCTTCGCCAGGACGGAGTGCATATTCACAGGTTCCCAGGCTTGGTATGACCGGGGCGCTAGGGATTTACCTTTTGATGGGGACTATATAAGCGCCGGGGAGCCGGTGATGACCCTTACTGCCAAAGGTTCTAGTTACAATGGCGCGCTTAACAAACTGCGGGCCGATGCCGACGAGGCTTTAAACGGCCTGCTCCCGGCCACCGCAACGCCATCACTCCGGCTTTAA
- the lptG gene encoding LPS export ABC transporter permease LptG, translating to MKVIDRYILKEFLRIFLMSMITLLMFYEMVVFLDMVGYFVKFGATTDMVARYMIFRIPMGVFHVTPICVLLAALLSIGSMSRHSELTALKAAGLSLLRISAPVLLASLAICALSFLDSEYLFHISARESNRIYYDEIKKQPRKGLFANDRIWYKADDGSIWNIGHFDPNEKELKDISIFVFNDKGDKLAARIFASRGKMTNGAWELESYVETRFGEKGAFEEKFEERHIIPAGAISYEELSQAQLDPEEMNLAQIKEYIKDVRQNGYDDTKYTADMHAKVAFPLISLVMPLLATPLAVRSSRAGGALVGIGVAVVTGALFWFTFSMGVAFGQAGKLPPLVSVYGAHIVFALAGVWMFLKQERV from the coding sequence ATGAAAGTTATTGACCGCTATATACTAAAGGAATTCCTGCGGATATTCCTCATGTCCATGATCACCCTTCTCATGTTTTACGAGATGGTGGTGTTCCTGGACATGGTGGGGTATTTCGTGAAGTTCGGAGCCACCACCGACATGGTGGCGCGATACATGATATTCAGGATACCCATGGGTGTTTTCCACGTCACCCCCATATGCGTGCTGTTGGCGGCCCTTCTTTCCATCGGAAGCATGTCCCGCCACAGCGAGCTTACGGCGTTAAAAGCGGCGGGCTTGAGCCTGCTTCGCATATCGGCCCCGGTACTGCTGGCCAGCCTGGCCATATGCGCCCTATCATTTCTTGATAGCGAGTACCTTTTCCACATCTCCGCCCGGGAGTCTAACCGCATCTATTACGACGAAATAAAAAAACAGCCCCGCAAAGGGTTATTCGCCAACGACCGTATCTGGTACAAGGCCGACGACGGATCCATCTGGAACATAGGCCATTTCGACCCGAATGAAAAAGAGCTTAAAGACATCTCCATATTCGTGTTCAACGACAAAGGCGACAAGCTGGCGGCCCGGATATTCGCGTCGAGAGGGAAAATGACAAACGGCGCATGGGAGCTTGAAAGCTATGTGGAGACCCGGTTCGGCGAGAAGGGGGCGTTCGAGGAAAAATTCGAGGAACGCCACATCATCCCCGCCGGGGCCATATCCTACGAGGAGCTTTCCCAGGCCCAGCTGGACCCGGAGGAGATGAACCTTGCCCAGATCAAGGAATACATTAAAGATGTCCGCCAGAACGGATATGACGACACCAAATACACCGCGGACATGCACGCCAAAGTGGCTTTCCCCCTCATTAGCCTGGTTATGCCTCTTTTGGCCACGCCGCTGGCGGTGCGTTCCAGCCGGGCCGGGGGCGCGCTGGTGGGAATAGGCGTGGCGGTGGTCACCGGGGCGCTGTTCTGGTTCACATTCTCCATGGGGGTGGCATTCGGCCAGGCGGGCAAACTGCCGCCTTTAGTCTCCGTTTACGGAGCGCATATAGTGTTTGCCCTTGCGGGGGTGTGGATGTTTTTGAAGCAGGAGAGGGTGTAG
- a CDS encoding serine hydroxymethyltransferase, producing MSLAETQSILKTQDPELWAAIHGEEEREDFTLELIASENFTSEAVLEAQGSVMTNKYAEGYPGKRYYGGCKNVDVAEQLAIDRAKALFGADHANVQPHSGSQANQAVFFAVLNPGDTIMGLNLAHGGHLTHGHPLSMSGKWFKVVPYNVGKETETIDFDEMRKLARENKPKLIIAGASAYPRVIPWEPFREICDEVGAVFMVDMAHIAGLVAAGLHPSPVPYADFVTTTTHKTLRGPRSGMVLCKEKYAADLNRAVFPGLQGGPLMHVIAAKAVALKEAMSDEFKDYQRQIVKNCKRLADRLMAGGLRLTSGGTDNHLMLVDLRGKGITGKAAEAGLEKAGITVNKNAIPFDPEKPLVTSGIRIGTPAITTRGMKEAEMDIIGGWISEALSSLDDEAKLGVIRGKVRELCERFPLYRRKAGALS from the coding sequence ATGAGTCTGGCCGAAACCCAATCCATCCTCAAAACACAAGACCCCGAGCTTTGGGCCGCAATCCACGGCGAGGAGGAGCGGGAGGATTTTACTTTGGAGCTGATAGCCTCGGAAAACTTCACCAGTGAAGCGGTGCTGGAAGCCCAGGGCTCGGTGATGACCAATAAATACGCGGAAGGGTATCCCGGCAAGCGTTATTACGGCGGTTGCAAGAACGTGGACGTGGCCGAACAGCTGGCCATAGACCGGGCCAAGGCCCTTTTCGGGGCGGACCACGCCAACGTCCAGCCCCATTCCGGCTCCCAGGCGAACCAGGCGGTGTTTTTCGCGGTGTTAAACCCCGGCGACACCATAATGGGTTTGAACCTGGCCCATGGCGGCCATCTTACCCATGGACATCCGTTGAGCATGTCGGGCAAATGGTTCAAGGTTGTGCCATACAACGTGGGCAAAGAGACGGAAACCATAGATTTCGACGAGATGCGCAAGCTGGCCCGCGAAAACAAACCAAAACTCATCATCGCCGGCGCTTCGGCCTATCCCAGGGTTATCCCATGGGAACCGTTCCGGGAGATTTGCGACGAGGTTGGCGCGGTTTTCATGGTGGACATGGCCCACATTGCCGGTCTTGTGGCGGCGGGGCTTCATCCTTCGCCGGTGCCGTACGCCGATTTTGTAACCACCACCACCCACAAAACCCTGCGCGGGCCCCGGTCCGGCATGGTGCTGTGCAAGGAGAAATACGCGGCGGACCTGAACCGGGCGGTGTTCCCCGGCCTGCAGGGCGGGCCGTTGATGCATGTCATCGCCGCCAAGGCCGTGGCTTTAAAAGAGGCGATGAGCGACGAGTTCAAGGATTACCAGCGCCAGATTGTGAAAAACTGCAAACGCCTGGCGGACAGGCTTATGGCCGGCGGGTTGCGGCTGACCTCCGGCGGGACGGACAACCACCTGATGCTGGTGGACCTGCGCGGCAAAGGGATAACCGGCAAGGCGGCGGAGGCCGGGCTTGAGAAGGCCGGTATAACCGTGAACAAGAACGCCATACCTTTCGATCCGGAAAAGCCACTGGTAACCTCCGGCATAAGGATCGGCACACCGGCCATCACCACACGTGGGATGAAAGAGGCGGAGATGGATATTATCGGCGGGTGGATATCCGAGGCTTTATCCAGCCTGGATGACGAGGCGAAGCTCGGCGTCATCCGCGGAAAAGTGCGGGAGCTGTGCGAAAGGTTCCCGCTGTACCGCCGCAAGGCGGGCGCGCTTTCCTGA
- a CDS encoding type II toxin-antitoxin system death-on-curing family toxin has translation MKIRWVGKRAVLAIHTQMIAEYGGSEGVREDGLLESALARPLNLHGYDNPPVFDLAAAYAFGIVRNHPFIDGNKRTGLVVAGVFLFLNGWDLAASEADAVTMFFRLAEGKITEKELAAWFKGNCVRIKK, from the coding sequence GTGAAAATCCGCTGGGTTGGCAAGCGCGCTGTGCTGGCTATCCACACACAAATGATAGCGGAATATGGTGGAAGCGAGGGCGTCCGGGAGGATGGTCTGCTAGAATCAGCGTTAGCCCGCCCCCTTAATCTTCATGGATATGATAACCCTCCCGTGTTCGATCTGGCGGCCGCATATGCATTCGGCATTGTCCGCAACCATCCATTCATTGACGGCAACAAGCGGACAGGACTTGTGGTGGCAGGCGTCTTCCTATTTCTAAATGGATGGGATTTAGCCGCCTCCGAAGCGGACGCGGTCACAATGTTTTTCAGACTGGCGGAAGGTAAAATTACCGAAAAAGAACTGGCCGCATGGTTCAAAGGAAATTGCGTGAGGATTAAAAAATAA
- a CDS encoding AbrB/MazE/SpoVT family DNA-binding domain-containing protein, translating into MIKLKVTTIGNSTGVVIPREALARLKVAKGDTLYMTETASGFEITPFDPGFEEEMAAASHISRKYRNALRKLGK; encoded by the coding sequence ATGATTAAACTAAAAGTTACTACAATTGGCAATTCGACCGGAGTGGTTATACCTCGCGAGGCGTTGGCCAGGCTGAAAGTCGCCAAAGGCGACACGCTATATATGACCGAAACCGCTTCCGGTTTCGAGATCACCCCGTTTGATCCCGGGTTCGAGGAAGAAATGGCCGCCGCAAGCCATATTTCCCGCAAGTACCGGAACGCTTTGCGCAAGCTGGGCAAGTGA
- a CDS encoding bifunctional precorrin-2 dehydrogenase/sirohydrochlorin ferrochelatase, producing MSRYYPVFLDILGKKCVIVGAGQVAARKAASLVECGAMVTIVAPAAGEAMAEMIKTGQVEWLQAPFAPEYLNGAALVIASTDDDMVNRSVYKEASERGIPVNVVDQPELCTFIVPSVVKRGDLTIAASTSGKSPAVAKRVRRALEKVFGDEWGVYLSMMGEAREILLSREADQRKREEVFNRLADSAMLDKIKSGDLAGARRVMEEILTQ from the coding sequence ATGAGCCGTTATTACCCCGTATTCCTGGATATCCTTGGAAAAAAATGCGTGATAGTGGGAGCCGGGCAGGTGGCGGCGCGCAAGGCCGCTTCGCTTGTGGAGTGCGGCGCGATGGTGACGATTGTGGCGCCAGCCGCTGGTGAAGCTATGGCCGAAATGATAAAGACCGGCCAGGTGGAATGGCTTCAAGCCCCGTTCGCGCCGGAGTATTTGAACGGCGCGGCTTTGGTTATAGCCTCCACCGATGACGACATGGTGAACCGGAGCGTTTATAAAGAGGCGTCGGAGCGGGGGATCCCCGTGAACGTGGTGGACCAGCCGGAGCTTTGCACATTCATCGTGCCTTCTGTGGTTAAGCGGGGGGACTTGACCATCGCCGCCTCCACCTCCGGCAAAAGCCCGGCGGTGGCCAAACGGGTGCGCCGGGCGCTGGAGAAGGTGTTCGGCGACGAGTGGGGGGTATATCTTTCCATGATGGGCGAGGCGCGGGAGATCCTGTTGAGCAGAGAGGCCGATCAGCGAAAAAGGGAAGAGGTGTTCAACCGCCTGGCGGATTCGGCCATGCTCGACAAAATAAAGTCGGGCGACCTTGCCGGGGCGCGTCGCGTGATGGAGGAGATACTGACCCAATGA
- a CDS encoding iron-containing alcohol dehydrogenase has translation MENFVYFNPTKILFGRGQVQNVGRETALHAKKALLLYGGGSIKKTGLYGAITASLKEQGVVYVEQGGIKPNPEIASVRQGVTTCRREGISFILAVGGGSVIDAAKAIAAGVDYDGDPWDFFDKKAVPKNPIPIGVVLTLSATGSEANGNAVVSNPSTHEKRPIYHPLLHPKFSILDPELTYTVSAEQTAYGAVDTLSHVYEQYFHHVESSPIQDGFCETIMRAVIANAPLAIENPADYNARANLMWASTLALNNLLGAGAKGDWASHMIEHELSAHYGIAHGAGLAIVFPAWMTHVYKANPARFRRFAEKVWDVDTGGMTGEQAAIAGIEAMKGFYRNNLRIGVTMKDYGMDGSKISVMAPSAMKFRSIGNFVTLTKEDIEEIYKKALG, from the coding sequence ATGGAAAACTTCGTTTATTTCAACCCCACTAAAATCCTGTTCGGCCGCGGCCAGGTACAGAACGTTGGGAGAGAAACCGCCCTCCATGCGAAAAAGGCACTGCTTCTTTACGGCGGAGGGAGCATAAAGAAGACCGGGCTTTACGGCGCCATCACCGCCAGCCTGAAAGAACAAGGGGTGGTGTATGTGGAGCAGGGGGGCATAAAACCCAACCCGGAGATAGCTTCCGTCCGCCAGGGTGTGACCACATGCCGGCGTGAGGGGATTTCATTTATTCTGGCGGTGGGCGGCGGGTCGGTGATAGACGCGGCCAAGGCCATTGCCGCCGGAGTGGATTATGATGGCGACCCGTGGGATTTTTTCGACAAGAAGGCGGTTCCAAAAAATCCGATACCCATCGGAGTGGTGTTGACCCTTTCCGCCACCGGTTCCGAGGCCAACGGAAACGCCGTGGTCTCAAATCCCTCCACCCATGAAAAACGCCCCATTTACCACCCTTTGTTGCATCCAAAGTTTTCGATACTGGATCCGGAACTGACATACACAGTATCAGCGGAGCAAACGGCTTACGGCGCTGTGGACACGTTAAGCCACGTTTACGAGCAGTATTTCCATCATGTGGAAAGCTCGCCCATCCAGGACGGGTTTTGCGAGACCATCATGCGGGCGGTGATAGCCAACGCGCCCCTGGCCATAGAAAATCCAGCCGATTACAACGCCCGCGCCAACCTTATGTGGGCCTCCACGCTGGCGCTGAACAACCTGCTTGGCGCCGGGGCGAAAGGGGACTGGGCCTCGCACATGATTGAGCACGAGCTTTCCGCCCATTACGGCATAGCCCATGGCGCTGGACTGGCCATAGTCTTCCCTGCGTGGATGACCCATGTTTATAAAGCGAATCCCGCCCGGTTCCGGCGGTTCGCGGAGAAAGTCTGGGATGTGGACACTGGCGGGATGACCGGCGAGCAGGCCGCCATCGCTGGCATAGAGGCCATGAAGGGCTTTTATAGAAACAACCTGCGTATCGGCGTGACCATGAAAGATTACGGCATGGACGGCTCGAAGATAAGCGTTATGGCCCCATCCGCCATGAAGTTCCGCTCCATAGGGAATTTCGTGACCCTGACAAAAGAAGACATAGAGGAAATTTACAAGAAAGCGCTGGGGTGA
- the nrdR gene encoding transcriptional repressor NrdR, with amino-acid sequence MKCPACGNLENKVIDSRLTKENDMIRRRRECLQCQRRFTTYERIEETLPLIIKKNGARQPFDRGKLISGIEKACHKRPVSAEDRDELVEEVVRAVMGVGEKEVPVAFVGEAIMRGLQKLDDVAYVRFASVYREFRDIRQFKDELDKLISNGKQ; translated from the coding sequence ATGAAATGCCCCGCCTGCGGAAACCTTGAGAACAAGGTGATAGACTCCCGCCTGACCAAGGAGAACGACATGATCCGCAGGCGGCGGGAGTGTTTGCAATGCCAGCGGCGGTTCACCACCTACGAGCGGATAGAGGAAACCCTGCCGCTTATAATAAAGAAGAACGGCGCGCGCCAGCCGTTCGACCGGGGAAAGTTAATCTCCGGTATCGAGAAGGCCTGCCACAAGCGCCCCGTGTCCGCCGAGGACCGGGACGAACTGGTGGAAGAGGTGGTTCGGGCCGTGATGGGCGTTGGAGAAAAGGAAGTGCCGGTGGCGTTCGTGGGAGAGGCCATCATGCGCGGGCTTCAAAAACTGGACGACGTGGCGTATGTGCGTTTCGCCTCGGTGTACAGGGAGTTCCGCGACATCAGGCAGTTCAAGGACGAGTTGGACAAACTAATAAGCAACGGCAAGCAATGA
- a CDS encoding type II toxin-antitoxin system PrlF family antitoxin, translating into MTTVAKITAKGQTTIPREIRLALKVKAGDLIAWEVAANGHVEVRRVQPTDMEYLRALEGTMSEWTAPEDEKAYRDL; encoded by the coding sequence ATGACCACTGTTGCTAAAATCACCGCCAAAGGTCAAACCACGATTCCTCGAGAGATCCGGTTGGCTTTGAAAGTAAAGGCTGGCGATCTGATAGCGTGGGAAGTCGCCGCCAATGGGCATGTGGAAGTCCGAAGGGTGCAACCCACGGACATGGAATATCTGCGGGCGTTGGAGGGAACCATGAGCGAATGGACCGCTCCCGAGGACGAAAAGGCTTACCGTGACCTTTGA
- the hemC gene encoding hydroxymethylbilane synthase, translated as MSDIKIGTRGSPLALWQANWVKAQLEQQHPGISVELEIIQTQGDKILDVALAKVGGKGLFVKEIESALLDNSVDIAVHSMKDVPTELPEGLFIACICEREDPRDAFVARQVKSFADLPQRAVVGTSSLRRQTQILHRRPDLKIVPLRGNVGTRIKRMEENNLDAIILAAAGLVRLEQAGLITSYMSVTESLPAVAQGAVGVEARIGDERVLNLIRFLDHHKTRVAVETERAFLTRLEGGCQVPIAGHAVVDGEKVALEGLVGSLDGSVIHRNKAEGKVGAHEDMGRALADDLLKSGAGEILKEAYGK; from the coding sequence TTGTCTGATATAAAAATAGGCACTCGTGGCTCTCCCTTGGCGCTGTGGCAGGCCAACTGGGTTAAGGCTCAGCTTGAACAACAGCATCCCGGCATTTCCGTGGAGCTGGAGATCATACAGACCCAGGGGGACAAGATCCTTGACGTGGCGCTGGCCAAGGTGGGCGGCAAGGGGCTTTTCGTGAAAGAGATAGAGAGCGCCCTGCTGGACAACAGCGTGGACATCGCCGTCCACTCCATGAAAGATGTGCCAACCGAACTGCCCGAGGGGCTGTTTATAGCCTGCATCTGCGAACGGGAAGACCCGCGGGACGCTTTCGTGGCGCGGCAGGTGAAATCCTTCGCTGACCTGCCGCAACGCGCGGTGGTGGGCACCTCGTCGTTACGCCGCCAGACCCAGATACTCCACCGCAGGCCGGATTTGAAAATAGTCCCCCTGCGCGGCAACGTGGGCACACGGATAAAGAGGATGGAGGAAAACAACCTGGACGCGATAATCCTCGCCGCGGCGGGGCTTGTCCGGCTGGAGCAGGCGGGCCTTATAACCTCGTATATGTCCGTGACGGAGTCTCTCCCTGCCGTGGCGCAGGGCGCCGTTGGGGTGGAGGCGCGTATCGGCGACGAGCGGGTGTTGAACCTTATAAGGTTTCTGGATCATCACAAAACAAGGGTGGCGGTGGAGACGGAACGGGCGTTCCTCACCCGGCTGGAAGGCGGATGCCAGGTGCCCATAGCCGGCCATGCGGTGGTGGATGGCGAAAAAGTGGCGCTGGAGGGCCTTGTAGGCTCGCTGGACGGATCTGTAATCCATAGGAATAAAGCGGAGGGCAAAGTGGGCGCTCACGAAGATATGGGCAGGGCGCTGGCGGACGATTTGCTAAAGAGCGGCGCCGGGGAAATCCTTAAAGAAGCTTACGGCAAATAG
- the rpiB gene encoding ribose 5-phosphate isomerase B encodes MSGDKESKQASKRIAIASDHAAFDLKQQIVAHLKETGFAPEDFGVYENISVDYPDYGVKVAKAVGDGDFDRGILLCGTGIGMSITANKLPGVRATLVYDNYTARMSRLHNDSNVLVLGGRTTGISVALDIVDTWLTTEYEGGRHDRRLKKISDLENNRE; translated from the coding sequence TTGAGCGGGGACAAAGAATCAAAACAGGCGTCCAAGAGGATAGCCATAGCGTCAGACCATGCGGCTTTCGATCTCAAACAGCAGATAGTCGCCCATCTTAAGGAAACAGGTTTTGCGCCGGAGGATTTCGGGGTTTACGAGAATATCTCGGTGGACTACCCGGACTATGGCGTAAAAGTGGCCAAGGCCGTGGGCGATGGAGACTTTGACCGGGGCATACTGCTTTGTGGCACGGGGATAGGCATGTCCATCACCGCCAACAAGCTCCCCGGCGTGAGGGCCACCCTGGTGTACGACAACTACACCGCCAGGATGAGCAGGCTCCATAACGACTCCAACGTGCTGGTGCTGGGCGGGCGCACCACGGGAATCAGCGTGGCGCTGGACATTGTGGACACCTGGCTTACCACCGAGTATGAAGGGGGCCGCCACGACAGGCGCCTTAAAAAAATATCCGATCTGGAAAATAACCGGGAGTAA
- the ccsA gene encoding cytochrome c biogenesis protein CcsA, translating to MTTLFALATFLYFVGMVKYLLHLGLRNRILFILATVMILIGFVLETVGLVQRSSLTGHGPYTNAYEYCLFLAWAVFAVFLVAEGYFKMTPLGAFMAPIGFLLMLISFAISPDAEPALPVKAWWLTMHRTLSFLSFGAFSLMFAAGVMYLIQERQLKLKHFGGWYHRLPSLTTLDDANRIGLTFGFPIITVGAIAAQVWAAQSYGALVMNASTVALIAGWGVYAALAVGRYSMGWRGRRAAVLGICGFCVVVSSLLIHLGAK from the coding sequence ATGACCACGCTTTTCGCCCTGGCAACGTTCCTGTATTTCGTGGGGATGGTCAAGTACCTGCTCCATCTGGGGCTTCGCAACCGGATCCTTTTCATACTGGCCACGGTGATGATACTGATCGGGTTCGTATTGGAGACTGTGGGGCTTGTACAGCGCTCCAGCCTTACCGGGCATGGGCCTTACACCAACGCTTACGAGTATTGCCTGTTTCTGGCGTGGGCCGTGTTCGCCGTGTTTTTGGTGGCCGAGGGTTATTTTAAAATGACGCCGTTGGGGGCCTTCATGGCGCCCATCGGGTTCTTGCTGATGCTCATCTCGTTCGCCATTTCGCCGGACGCCGAGCCCGCTTTGCCGGTGAAGGCCTGGTGGCTCACCATGCACAGGACGCTGTCGTTCCTGTCCTTCGGGGCGTTTTCGCTTATGTTCGCGGCGGGGGTGATGTATCTTATCCAGGAACGCCAGCTGAAACTGAAACATTTCGGCGGCTGGTATCACCGCCTTCCGTCTCTGACAACGCTGGACGACGCCAACCGTATCGGGCTTACGTTCGGGTTTCCCATAATAACCGTGGGCGCCATCGCGGCGCAGGTCTGGGCGGCGCAAAGCTACGGCGCCCTTGTGATGAACGCCTCAACAGTGGCGCTCATCGCGGGATGGGGCGTATACGCCGCCTTGGCGGTGGGGCGTTATTCCATGGGTTGGCGCGGCAGGCGGGCGGCGGTCTTGGGAATCTGCGGATTTTGCGTTGTAGTATCCTCGTTACTGATTCATCTGGGGGCAAAATGA